One Plasmodium gaboni strain SY75 chromosome 1, whole genome shotgun sequence DNA segment encodes these proteins:
- a CDS encoding putative vacuolar ATP synthase subunit c codes for MSEIPMCLFIACSTRDNTSREYIYTILKNRLLGSHICIDTNILDVPTNIKFCSFDDLLKCADDLQKYDSYAYGCLKKIEKIAKEYDENIELKIIYQRQHINIDQYIRRFTWDDAKYPRSRSLTDTIDIMINNITKLSDEIQIKSSMLNDLKEKKKKEVPKNDSNNFFLRNLNEILTPQTVSESDFIETEYLTTLIAYVPKNSVDDWKNNYEKFSSYVVPRSTEQFKDLIDKDGNTLWKVFVFKKFAEDFKKEAKVKKFVVKSFKYDEKQYNDMMESRTKVEAEIIRQETFLRRMCLAAFSDIFIAFIHINILRVFCESVLRFGVPPNFASFSIRINGESKEKKVRKKLYDIFSSTDSIGKNYIKRSDENDDEIYPYVSVSFKI; via the coding sequence ATGAGTGAAATTCCCATGTGTTTGTTCATAGCTTGTTCAACAAGAGATAATACAAGCCgtgaatatatatatactatattGAAGAATCGTCTTTTAGGTAGTCATATATGTATAGATACGAATATATTAGATGTACctacaaatataaaattttgttCATTTGATGATTTATTAAAGTGTGCTGATGATTTACAGAAATATGATAGTTACGCATATGGTTGTTTAAAAAAGATAGAAAAGATAGCTAAAGAGTATGATGAGAATATcgaattaaaaataatatatcaacgtcaacatataaatatagatcaatatataagaaGATTTACTTGGGATGATGCCAAATATCCTAGGAGTAGATCGTTAACAGATACTATTGatattatgataaataatattacaaaattATCTGATGAAATTCAAATAAAGTCAAGTATGTTAAATgatttaaaagaaaagaaaaaaaaagaagtTCCAAAAAATGATTcaaataatttctttttaagaaatttaaatgaaatattaacaCCACAAACAGTTAGTGAATCAGATTTTATAGAAACAGAATATTTAACAACACTTATTGCTTATGTACCCAAAAATTCTGTAGATGATTggaaaaataattatgaaaaattcTCATCATATGTTGTTCCTAGATCTACAGAACAATTTAAAGATTTAATAGATAAGGATGGAAATACATTATGGAAGgtttttgtttttaaaaaatttgcagaagattttaaaaaagaagcaaaagttaaaaaatttgttgttaaatcatttaaatatgatgaaaaacaatataatgatatgaTGGAATCTAGAACAAAAGTAGAAGCAGAAATTATAAGACAAGAAACGTTTCTAAGACGTATGTGCTTAGCTGCATTTTctgatatatttattgcatttattcatattaatatacTTCGAGTATTTTGTGAATCTGTATTAAGATTTGGCGTTCCACCTAATTTTGCTTCATTTAGTATAAGAATTAATGGAGAGagtaaagaaaaaaaggttagaaaaaaattatacgACATATTCTCATCAACTGATTCTATAGGcaagaattatataaaaagatccgatgaaaatgatgatgaaaTATATCCTTACGTTTCGGTCTcctttaaaatatga
- a CDS encoding calcium-transporting ATPase, whose amino-acid sequence MEEILKNAHTYDVEDVLKFLDVQKDKGLKNDELNDRRLKYGLNELEVEKKKSIFELILNQFDDLLVKILLLAAFISFVLTLLDMKHKKIEICDFIEPLVIVLILILNAAVGVWQECNAEKSLEALKELQPTRAKVLRDGKWEIIDSKYLYVGDIIELSVGNKTPADARIIKIYSTSLKVEQSMLTGESCSVDKYSEKMEDSYKNCEIQLKKNILFSSTAIVCGRCIAVVINIGMKTEIGHIQHAVIESNSEDTQTPLQIKIDLFGEQLSKIIFIICVTVWIINFKHFSDPVHGSFLYGCLYYFKISVALAVAAIPEGLPAVITTCLALGTRRMVKKNAIVRKLQSVETLGCTTVICSDKTGTLTTNQMTTTVFHLFRESDSLTEYQLCQKGDTYYFYECSNLTNDIYAGESSFFNKLKEEGNTEALTDDGEGGLLDDNDPYNDYYSSDSKKMKHDLNNTNNTSRGVNNMNIPLKEMKTNENTIISRGSKILEDKINKYCYSEYDYNFYMCLVNCNEANIFCNNNSEVVKKFGDSTELALLHFVHNFDILPTCSKNNKMVAEYEKTSTATTTQSSNKKERTVRGINKFFSSKNDNSHVNNTLNENDKNSSNYNNGNIINNSNYSIAHGATNGYEAIGDNTFEHGSTFENCFQSKGANNKLKDTTSPHNNNKNNNNNNNNNNNNDDSVPSECISSWRNECKQIKIIEFTRERKLMSVIVENKKKELILYCKGAPENIIKNCKYYLMKNDIRPLNETLKNEINNKIQNMGKRALRTLSFAYKKLSSKDLNIKNTDDYYKLEHDLIYLGGLGIIDPPRKYVGKAIKLCHMAGIRVFMITGDNINTARAIAKEINILKKNEGDDDGNNKNTQICCYNGREFEDFSLEKQKHILKNTPRIVFCRTEPKHKKQIVKVLKDLGETVAMTGDGVNDAPALKSADIGIAMGINGTEVAKEASDIVLADDNFNTIVEAIKEGRCIYNNMKAFIRYLISSNIGEVASIFITALLGIPDSLAPVQLLWVNLVTDGLPATALGFNPPEHDVMKCRPRHKNDNLINGLTLLRYIIIGTYVGIATVSIFVYWFLFYPDSDMHTLINFYQLSHYNQCKAWTNFRVNKVYDMSEDHCSYFSAGKIKASTLSLSVLVLIEMFNALNALSEYNSLFEIPPWRNMYLVLATIGSLLLHVFILYIPPLARIFGVVPLSAYDWFLVFLWSFPVIILDEIIKFYAKRKLKEEQRTKKIKID is encoded by the exons ATGGAAGAGATTCTTAAGAATGCTCATACTTACGATGTTGAGGATGTACTAAAATTTTTGGATGTTCAGAAAGATAAGggtttaaaaaatgatgagTTGAATGATAGAAGATTAAAATATGGTTTGAATGAATTAGAAGTAGAAAAGAAGAAAAGTATTTTtgaattaatattaaatcaGTTTGATGATTTATTAGtaaagatattattattagcTGCATTTATTAGTTTCGTTTTAACATTATTAGATATGAAACACAAGAAAATAGAAATATGTGATTTCATTGAACCATTAGTTATagtattaatattaatattaaatgcTGCAGTAGGTGTATGGCAAGAATGTAATGCTGAAAAATCTTTAGAAGCTTTAAAAGAATTACAACCAACTAGAGCTAAAGTATTAAGAGATGGAAAATGGGAGATTATTGATagtaaatatttatatgttgGTGATATTATTGAATTAAGTGTTGGTAATAAAACTCCTGCTGATGCtagaataataaaaatatattctaCAAGTTTAAAAGTTGAACAAAGTATGTTAACAGGAGAATCTTGTTCTGTTGATAAATATTCAGAAAAAATGGAAGATagttataaaaattgtGAAATAcaattgaaaaaaaatattttattttcatctaCAGCTATAGTATGTGGTAGATGTATAGCTGTTGTTATTAATATAGGTATGAAAACAGAAATAGGTCATATTCAACATGCTGTTATTGAATCTAATAGTGAAGATACTCAAACACCtttacaaataaaaatagatTTATTTGGTGAACAATTAtcaaaaattatttttataatatgtgtAACTGTATGgattattaattttaaacATTTCTCAGATCCAGTTCATGGTTCCTTTTTATATGgttgtttatattattttaaaatcAGTGTTGCTTTAGCTGTTGCTGCAATACCTGAAGGATTACCAGCAGTTATAACAACTTGTTTGGCCTTAGGAACTAGAAGAAtggtaaaaaaaaatgctATTGTAAGAAAATTACAAAGTGTTGAGACCTTAGGATGTACTACAGTTATATGTTCTGATAAAACGGGTACACTAACAACAAATCAAATGACAACCACCGTGTTTCATTTATTTAGAGAATCTGATTCTTTAACTGAATATCAACTATGTCAAAAGGGTGATACCTATTACTTTTATGAATGCTCAAACTTGacaaatgatatatatgCAGGTGaatcttctttttttaataaattaaaagaagaagGAAATACTGAAGCTTTAACAGATGATGGAGAAGGAGGGCTACTTGATGATAATGATCCATATAATGATTACTATTCTAGTGATAGTAAGAAAATGAAACatgatttaaataatacaaataatacTAGTAGAGgtgttaataatatgaacatacctttaaaagaaatgaaaacaaatgaaaataCAATTATAAGTAGAGGTAGTAAAATATTAGAagataaaattaataaatattgttattcagaatatgattataatttttatatgtgttTAGTAAATTGTAATGAGGCAAATATTTTctgtaataataatagtgaGGTGGTAAAAAAATTTGGAGATAGTACTGAATTAGCTCTATTACATTTTGTTCataattttgatatattacCTACATGTtctaaaaataataaaatggTAGCAGAATATGAAAAAACATCAACAGCAACAACAACACAATCATCAAATAAGAAGGAAAGAACAGTTAGAGGTATCAACAAATTCTTTAGTTCAAAAAATGATAACAGTCATGTTAATAATACATTgaatgaaaatgataagaatagttcaaattataataatggaaatattataaacaaTTCAAATTATAGTATTGCACATGGTGCGACAAATGGATATGAAGCTATAGGAGATAATACATTTGAGCATGGTTCAACATTTGAAAATTGTTTTCAATCAAAAGGTGctaataataaattaaaagataCTACATCACcacataataataataaaaacaataataacaataataacaataataacaataatgaTGATAGTGTTCCTAGTGAATGTATTTCGTCGTGGAGAAATGAATgtaaacaaataaaaattatagaaTTTACTAGAGAAAGAAAACTTATGAGTGTTATTgttgaaaataaaaaaaaagaactaatattatattgtaaaGGTGCACctgaaaatataataaagaattgtaaatattatttaatgaaaaatgATATACGTCCATTAAATGAaactttaaaaaatgaaattaataataagatTCAAAATATGGGTAAAAGAGCATTAAGAACACTTAGCTTtgcatataaaaaattaagtagtaaagatttaaatattaaaaatacagatgattattataagtTAGAACATgatttaatttatttagGTGGATTAGGTATTATTGATCCACCACGTAAATATGTAGGAAAAGCAATCAAATTATGTCATATGGCTGGTATACGTGTTTTTATGATTACTGgtgataatattaatacaGCTAGAGCTATAGCtaaagaaattaatatattaaagaaaaatgaaGGAGATGATGatggaaataataaaaatacacaAATATGTTGTTATAATGGAAGAGAATTTGAAGATTTCTCATtagaaaaacaaaaacatattttaaaaaatacacCAAGAATTGTCTTTTGTAGAACTGAACCCAAAcataaaaaacaaatagTAAAAGTATTAAAAGATTTAGGAGAAACAGTTGCTATGACAGGTGATGGTGTTAATGATGCACCAGCATTGAAATCAGCAGACATAGGAATAGCTATGGGTATTAATGGAACAGAGGTAGCTAAAGAAGCATCAGATATTGTCTTAGCAGatgataattttaataCTATAGTTGAAGCAATTAAAGAAGGAAgatgtatatataataatatgaaagCATTCATACGTTATTTAATTAGTAGTAATATTGGAGAAGTTGCatctatttttataacaGCCTTATTGGGTATTCCAGACAGTTTAGCTCCTGTTCAATTATTGTGGGTCAATTTGGTAACTGACGGATTACCAGCAACAGCATTAG GTTTCAATCCACCAGAACATGACGTTATGAAGTGCAGGCCAAGACACAAAAACGACAATTTAATAAACGGTCTAACCTTAttaagatatataattattgGAACATATGTAGGAATAGCTACAGTTTCAATATTTGTCTACTggtttttattttatccAGATTCAGATATGCACACTTTgataaatttttatcaGTTATCACATTATAATCAATGTAAGGCATGGACTAACTTTCGTGTAAATAAGGTTTATGATATGTCTGAGGACcattgttcatatttttcaGCAGGAAAAATTAAG gCGAGCACGTTATCTTTATCCGTTTTAGTTTTAATAGAAATGTTTAATGCTTTGAATGCCTTGAGTGaatataattctttatttgAAATACCACCATGGAGAAATATGTACCTAGTATTAGCTACAATAGGTTCCTTACTTTTACATGTCTTCATACTTTATATTCCACCCTTAGCTCGTATTTTTGGCGTTGTTCCATTAAGTGCATATGACTGGTTCCTGGTATTCTTATGGTCCTTCCCAGTCATTATTCTTGAcgaaattattaaattctATGCAAAGAGAAAATTAAAGGAAGAGCAGAGAACCaagaaaattaaaattgATTAA
- a CDS encoding hypothetical protein (conserved Plasmodium protein, unknown function), with translation MENINGLNKYDHPNEAIKKMVDKIINKLNKTQKDSSERIYYSRKEMMKYFVEAQVIFEYYDVEKKGEIDITLFPKMARQLKQVYDIRDINNFKKEMKIKKIDKMDLQLFFTLLKRKILHSINNNNNNNSSFRQHFDILDMQKKQLLDVDELRTYLGLMGDKINKDDFNLLLKHNLINNPRINKDDIVLDENKEIKNISFNAYLDMLTCYKYI, from the exons atggaaaatataaatggattaaataaatatgacCATCCAAATGAAGctattaaaaaaatggttgacaaaataataaataagtTGAATAAGACACAAAAAGATTCTTCTGAAAGGATATATTACAGCAg GAAGGAAATGATGAAATACTTTGTAGAGGCTCAAGTCatatttgaatattatGATGTGGAAAAAAAAGGAGAAATTGATATAACATTATTTCCAAAAATGGCTAGACAATTAAAACAAGTATATGATATAAgagatataaataattttaaaaaagagatgaaaattaaaaaaattgataaGATGGATTTacaattattttttactttattaaaaagaaaaatacTTCATTccataaataataataataataataattcatcCTTCAGACAACATTTTGATATTTTAGATATGcaaaaaaaacaattatTAGATGTAGACGAATTAAGAACTTATTTAGGATTAATGGgtgataaaataaataaagatgattttaatcttttattaaaacataACTTGATAAATAATCcaagaataaataaagatgatATTGTATtagatgaaaataaagaaataaaaaatatatcatttaatgCGTACCTGGACATGTTAACatgttataaatatatatga
- a CDS encoding putative DNA binding protein produces the protein MLKQFKHILNTSHLYSLDFSFGTRFLKSCFSSLRTYENKTYEPLNTLKFPGLVIYVNKDNIEKYEENILKYLKTNVIGFDTEFIIDINEKENNNENKLISSYIENGKDNNYINSQLINIFNKKKKKKKNYAYNLSNNEENKKILCLIQLCSSDLCFVFNIHKLNGHIPISVKNILENEEIIKVAHDIKNEKDMFISNNIQIKNVFDLYNYAIDNFIYPPSLQFLVKIYLKKFLDKKFRLSNWLNYDLLQEQILYAAIDAYASRQIYFNLDENKKNSKSYILNYIIQEELTKSSHQQCSTYNTCKYNDLNNQNIIKREEKLKNMESINNTIHNEKKIYISNQHQNEYDLNRKQLQSYSKHINLNNKNYGFLEKYKVQLINNLKNEIHNKCKNMNNLSFIEEMTFSNNTYKNILSLKHNQNNYNLIKCSSINYDEEINACYQILTYLNQMLSP, from the coding sequence atgCTGAAACAATTTAAGCATATTTTAAACACATcacatttatattcattagATTTTTCTTTTGGCACACGTTTTTTAAAATCATGTTTTTCGTCTCTTAGAacatatgaaaataaaacatatgAACCTTTGAATACTCTAAAATTTCCAGGGCTTgttatatatgttaataaagataatattgaaaaatatgaagaGAACATTTTGAAgtatttaaaaacaaatgTTATTGGATTTGATACAGAATTTATTattgatataaatgaaaaagagaataataatgaaaataaattaataagttcttatattgaaaatggaaaggataataattatataaattcccaattaataaatatatttaacaaaaaaaaaaaaaaaaaaaaaaattatgcTTATAACTTATctaataatgaagaaaataaaaaaattttatgtTTAATTCAATTATGTTCTTCAGATTTATGTTTTGTATTTAATATTCACAAATTAAATGGACATATACCTATAAgtgtaaaaaatattttagaaaacgaagaaattataaaagtTGCTCatgatattaaaaatgaaaaagatatgtttatatcaaataatatacaaataaaaaatgttttcGATTTATATAACTATGCCAttgataattttatatatcctCCTTCATTACAATTCTTAgttaaaatatatcttaaaaaattcttagataaaaaatttagATTATCTAACTGGTTAAATTATGATCTATTACAAGAACAAATACTTTATGCTGCAATAGATGCATATGCATCTAgacaaatatattttaatttggatgaaaacaaaaaaaattctaaATCTTATATTCTCAATTATATCATACAAGAAGAATTAACAAAATCAAGTCACCAACAATGCAGTACATATAATAcatgtaaatataatgacctcaataatcaaaatatcataaaaagagaagaaaaactaaaaaatatggaatCTATAAATAATACTATACAcaatgagaaaaaaatatatatatcaaacCAACATcaaaatgaatatgatTTAAATAGGAAACAATTACAATCATATTCCAAACATATTAAtctaaataataaaaattatggATTTCTAGAAAAATACAAAGTTCAATTAATAAacaatttaaaaaatgaaattcATAATAAATGTAAGAATATGAATAATCTATCATTTATTGAAGAAATGACTTTCTCAAATAAtacttataaaaatattttgtcCTTAAAAcataatcaaaataattataatttgaTAAAATGTTCTTCTATCAATTATGATGAGGAAATAAATGCATGCTACCAAATTTTAACATACCTTAATCAGATGTTGTCCccataa
- a CDS encoding hypothetical protein (conserved Plasmodium protein, unknown function) has protein sequence MRSKYYKEEENKGFIKTHYFRKIDTEKIDKKLINLENNFNSEDVYLDIVIHDKERNNFDFFLMRITESSSVNNSLDTWNHIDITNIYNYILYDNKYCSDILNEKKGYLILKLKYTNENNIITSYFKVHCRNTKWDNDKKVWHIPLFYIFEMSKLTLFLGGSVSDTVLYYLCKLFHHFSSIKNVNANLKINELPKEQFIKAEETCDTTNKEKNNNHDENTDANHNNNDHDNNIDVQVNCIKQDGLYPNDIRNSSPKVVLEKKNDSNYKNGLHYDNTIKSEVNNLNDVLRVNHMHTQQKEGEHSCIENNRMNNLQNIKNEEINIIEKDLALKRNSDVSYKEKKIRNDDDRNCNTDDDTHYGYNDDNYYDYDDSCDNENGNSDNKNGNSDNKNYNCDNKNYNCDNKNGNSDYKNYNCDNKNLSCNSNNVSCSMQEKKILKESDKNGEKEITFNFDIFIKDNKLNFIDYIKNVRMFRIEHIIINNIVKGDTMHIKIIPYNEEIVTKIKQMNFIQWNRTENILLIKKNNFKKFYMNIIKCFNFKLCSYYDYFKLFRQKIMENDSKSLKGNFSVTTNITINTEYLSNKFNKRKMNFHNIEEENIEKTNIKKNLKKKKKYKSGLTGYESTDSCNSDELSHNVDSSYYEGRELVNKIKLVGAANNYYKEVIYNKLNKIKHLRPPNYTYDPKGLITTNGAGTKGIEIFDMPSDINEWNKISFCIVPNEKKDIDLYDPKILCSLVSDVYLLKEKALDIILKNYKKWPEYTDVFWNTICSENEFIICNKNFNTRQKLAHDRLFNKQYFYIFNMESIKHSNYYNPLFLCKALITLGEGILVQHPYDAEYIIISNSNDFNAIQFYNYLHEKKKKKKKLPLFVTPKFIYDCILNYSISYPSKNKNHFAFSQ, from the coding sequence atgagatcaaaatattacaaggaagaagaaaataaagGTTTTATTAAGACCCATTATTTCAGAAAAATTGATACAGAAAAGATTGAtaagaaattaataaatttagaaaataattttaatagTGAGGATGTATATTTAGACATTGTAATCCATGATAAGGAACgaaataattttgatttttttcttatgAGAATAACAGAAAGTTCAAGTGTTAATAATAGTTTAGATACATGGAATCATATTGATATtactaatatatataattatatattatatgataataaatattgtagtgatatattaaatgaaaagaaaggatatttaatattgaaattaaaatatacaaatgaaaataatattatcactTCTTATTTTAAAGTTCATTGTAGAAATACAAAATGggataatgataaaaaagTATGGCATATAcctttattttatatttttgaaatGTCTAAACTTACTTTGTTTTTAGGAGGATCAGTAAGTGATACTgttctttattatttgtgtaaattatttcatcatttttctagtattaaaaatgtaaatgCCAATCTTAAAATAAATGAGTTGCCTAAGGAACAATTTATAAAAGCCGAGGAAACATGTGACACAACcaataaagaaaaaaataataaccATGATGAAAATACAGATGCTAATCACAACAATAATGATCATGACAATAATATAGATGTTCAGGTTAATTGTATTAAACAGGATGGATTGTATCCTAATGATATAAGAAATTCAAGTCCAAAAGTTGTattggaaaaaaaaaatgatagtaattataaaaatggaCTTCATTATGATAACACAATAAAGAGTGAAGTGAATAACCTAAATGACGTTTTACGTGTAAACCATATGCATACACAACAAAAAGAAGGTGAGCACAGTTGCATAGAGAATAATAGGATGAATAATTTACAGAATATCAAgaatgaagaaataaatattatagaaAAGGATTTAGCTTTAAAGCGTAACAGTGATGTATCATAcaaggaaaaaaaaataagaaatgATGATGACAGGAATTGTAATACGGATGATGACACACATTATGGttataatgatgataattattatgattatgatgatagttgtgataatgaaaatggtaacagtgataataaaaatggtaacagtgataataaaaattataattgtgataataaaaattataattgtgataataaaaatggtAACAGtgattataaaaattataattgtgataataaaaatctTAGTTGTAATAGTAACAATGTTAGTTGTAGTATGcaagaaaaaaagatttTAAAAGAGAGTGATAAGAATGGAGAAAAGGAAATAACCTTCAACtttgatatttttattaaagataataaattaaattttatagattatataaaaaatgtaagGATGTTCAGAATTGAacacattattataaataatattgttaaAGGGGATACTATGcatataaagataataccatataatgaagaaattgttacaaaaataaaacaaatgaaTTTTATACAATGGAATAGAAcagaaaatatattattaataaaaaagaataattttaaaaaattttatatgaatataataaaatgttttaatttCAAGTTATGTTcttattatgattattttaaattatttagACAGAAAATAATGGAAAATGATTCTAAATCTTTAAAAGGAAATTTTAGTGTCACAAcaaatataacaataaataCAGAATATTTAAgtaataaatttaataaaagaaaaatgaattttcataatatagAAGAAGAAAACATTGAAAAAACgaatatcaaaaaaaacttaaaaaaaaaaaaaaaatataaaagtgGACTTACTGGTTATGAAAGCACAGATTCATGTAATTCAGATGAGTTATCACATAATGTAGATTCAAGTTATTATGAAGGTAGAGAATTagtaaataaaataaaattagTTGGTGCTgcaaataattattataaagaagttatatataataaattaaataaaatcaAACATTTACGTCCACCtaattatacatatgaCCCTAAAGGATTAATTACAACAAATGGAGCAGGCACTAAAGGTATTGAAATTTTTGATATGCCTAGTGATATCAATGAATGGAATAAAATAAGTTTTTGCATTGTTCctaatgaaaaaaaagatatagATTTATATGACCCAAAAATTTTATGTAGTTTAGTTAGTGATGTTTATTTACTTAAAGAAAAAGCTTtagatattatattaaaaaattataaaaaatggCCTGAATATACTGACGTTTTTTGGAATACAATATGTTCTGAAAatgaatttattatatgtaataaaaattttaatacaAGACAAAAATTAGCTCATGATAGattatttaataaacaatatttctatatatttaatatggAAAGTATTAAACATTctaattattataatccTTTATTTCTATGTAAAGCTTTAATTACATTAGGTGAAGGAATTCTTGTTCAACATCCATATGATGcagaatatattattatctcAAATTCAAATGATTTTAATGCTATacaattttataattatcttcatgaaaaaaaaaaaaaaaaaaaaaaattaccCTTATTTGTAACTCCAAagtttatatatgattgtatattaaattattctATTTCATATCcttcaaaaaataaaaaccACTTCGCCTTCTCccaataa
- a CDS encoding putative pre-rRNA-processing protein TSR2: MNDDNTLALLYEGINLIFNKWTILRLAVTNNWGGINSEEKKKKLIDYVHNFVTNNNAKNKLCDYLRDEMSVLFNVDIEDDSDIEIADLILDLYQNLKKKNYDILEKIKNIQVYDISCSQEKNLIQTYENEDEENMDDDYSSSSDNEYSNEESSDKE; this comes from the exons atgaatgatgataatacgttagctttattatatgaaggaattaatttaattttcaATAAATG GACCATACTACGTTTAGCTGTTACAAACAACTGGGGAGGAATAAACTCagaagaaaagaaaaaaaaattaattgaTTATGTTCACAACTTTGTTACAA ATAATAATGCAAAGAATAAATTGTGTGATTATTTAAGAGACGAAATGAGCGTTCTTTTTAATGTTGATATTGAAGATGACAGCGAT ATTGAAATTGCAGATTTAATACTCGATCTTTATCagaatttaaaaaaaaagaattatgATATTCtagaaaaaattaaaaacatACAAGTATATGATATATCTTGTTcacaagaaaaaaatttaattcAGACATATGAAAACGAAGACGAAGAAAATATGGATGATGACTATTCTTCCTCAAGTGATAATGAATATTCAAATGAGGAATCATCAGAcaaagaataa